The Planococcus donghaensis genome contains a region encoding:
- the mug gene encoding G/U mismatch-specific DNA glycosylase: MQLEPIPDHLQKDLNILFVGFNPSIRSSETGFHYANPNNRFWKILYEAGLTPRKYRPEENRELLKLGFGLTNIVARPTKEAAEISKDEYVKGAEMLKEKIRQYRPKTVCFVGKGVYQQFSKRKSVSWGIQQEPVIPGVIEYVAPSSSGLVRMKFYDIVEIYSGLNNYR, encoded by the coding sequence TTGCAACTAGAGCCGATTCCTGATCATTTGCAAAAAGACTTGAACATCTTGTTTGTTGGATTTAATCCGAGCATCCGTTCTTCTGAAACCGGTTTTCATTACGCTAATCCAAACAACCGGTTTTGGAAAATTCTCTATGAAGCTGGATTAACTCCACGAAAATACCGACCTGAAGAAAATCGTGAACTGCTAAAGCTGGGGTTTGGTTTAACAAATATCGTGGCACGCCCAACTAAAGAAGCAGCGGAAATTTCCAAAGACGAATACGTAAAAGGTGCTGAGATGTTGAAAGAAAAAATCAGGCAGTATCGTCCAAAAACTGTTTGTTTTGTGGGCAAAGGTGTGTATCAGCAATTTAGTAAAAGAAAATCCGTATCATGGGGCATCCAACAAGAACCCGTTATTCCAGGTGTTATCGAATACGTCGCCCCTTCCTCGAGCGGTTTAGTACGTATGAAATTTTATGACATTGTTGAAATTTACAGCGGCTTGAATAACTATCGTTAA
- a CDS encoding TM2 domain-containing protein: protein MKSKLAAGLLGIFLGDFGAHKFYLGKPGMGILYLLFFWTGIPAVIGLIEGILYLLQSEESFQEKHGRR from the coding sequence ATGAAAAGCAAATTAGCAGCTGGGCTATTGGGTATTTTCCTTGGTGACTTTGGGGCACATAAATTTTATTTAGGTAAACCGGGGATGGGTATTCTCTACTTACTATTCTTTTGGACAGGGATCCCTGCAGTTATCGGATTGATAGAAGGAATTTTATATCTTCTGCAATCTGAAGAAAGCTTTCAAGAAAAACACGGCAGACGCTAA